A stretch of the Pseudoruegeria sp. SHC-113 genome encodes the following:
- a CDS encoding Gfo/Idh/MocA family protein: protein MAITGRNDGTAGPIRLGMVGGGKDAFIGGVHRIAARLDGKFDLVAGALSSTPERALESGRALGLAEDRIYSDFTEMAKREVRIKSGIEAVAIVTPNHVHYTAAREFLRRGIHVICDKPLTSNLADAKKLVKAAENSDALFILTHNYTGYPLMRQAREMVAAGDLGEIRLVQVEYVQDWLTEHVENKQADWRTDPARSGVGGATGDIGTHAYNLARFVSGLKVESLAADLQSFVPGRQVDDNGHVLLRYENGARGMLWCSQVAPGNENGLRLRIYGTKGGLEWGQENPNELWFTPFGEPKRLITRGGAGASEAGNRLTRVPPGHPEGYLEGFANVYSEAAAAIIAARSGDAAPAGTIYPTVQDGLEGVQFVDACVRSSSRNAAWVSFG, encoded by the coding sequence ATGGCAATCACAGGGCGCAATGACGGGACAGCGGGCCCGATCCGGCTGGGCATGGTCGGCGGCGGCAAGGACGCCTTCATCGGTGGCGTGCACCGCATCGCCGCGCGGCTTGATGGCAAGTTCGATCTGGTCGCGGGGGCGCTGTCCTCCACGCCGGAGCGGGCGCTGGAAAGCGGCCGGGCGCTGGGGCTGGCGGAGGATCGGATCTATTCCGATTTCACCGAGATGGCCAAGCGCGAGGTGCGGATCAAATCCGGCATCGAGGCGGTGGCGATCGTCACCCCGAACCATGTCCATTACACCGCCGCGCGTGAGTTCCTGCGCCGTGGTATCCATGTGATCTGCGACAAGCCGCTGACCTCCAACCTCGCCGACGCCAAGAAGCTGGTGAAGGCGGCGGAGAATTCTGACGCGCTCTTCATCCTGACCCACAATTACACGGGCTACCCGCTGATGCGGCAGGCGCGCGAGATGGTGGCGGCGGGCGATCTGGGCGAGATCCGCCTCGTGCAGGTGGAATACGTGCAGGATTGGCTCACCGAGCATGTGGAGAACAAACAGGCCGACTGGCGCACCGATCCGGCGCGCAGCGGTGTGGGCGGCGCCACGGGCGACATCGGCACCCACGCCTATAATCTCGCGCGCTTCGTGTCCGGGCTGAAGGTCGAAAGCCTTGCCGCTGATCTGCAAAGCTTCGTGCCGGGCCGTCAGGTGGACGACAACGGCCACGTACTGCTGCGCTATGAGAACGGCGCGCGCGGGATGCTCTGGTGCTCGCAGGTTGCGCCGGGCAACGAAAACGGGCTGCGCCTGCGCATCTACGGCACCAAGGGCGGGCTTGAGTGGGGGCAGGAGAACCCCAACGAGCTATGGTTCACGCCCTTCGGCGAGCCCAAACGCCTGATCACGCGCGGCGGGGCCGGGGCCTCGGAGGCCGGAAACCGGCTCACCCGCGTGCCGCCGGGCCACCCGGAGGGCTATCTGGAAGGTTTCGCCAACGTCTATTCCGAAGCCGCCGCCGCCATCATCGCGGCCCGCAGCGGGGACGCCGCCCCGGCGGGCACGATCTATCCGACGGTTCAGGACGGGCTTGAGGGCGTGCAATTCGTGGACGCCTGCGTGCGCTCGTCGAGCCGCAATGCGGCTTGGGTGAGCTTTGGCTGA
- a CDS encoding GNAT family N-acetyltransferase has translation MAVTREFRTLTADEVTLAVEWAAAEGWNPGLHDAQTFHAADPGAFVGCFVEGALAAVISVARHSAGFGFLGFYICRPDLRGRGHGLALWQAALPRLDGATVGLDGVVAQQENYRASGFAYAHANTRFAIGPTQLPEAPALDAVTARVDAVHGLDTEVTGFSRSTYLQAWLAQPEARSLMLMNGARCAGWGVARPCREGTKIGPLMADSPDLAETLFLSLASGAAGPVFLDVPMPNAAAAAMAERLGMEPVFETARMYRGRAPKEDLARLYGVMSFEFG, from the coding sequence ATGGCGGTGACGCGCGAGTTTCGGACATTGACGGCAGACGAAGTGACGCTGGCCGTGGAGTGGGCGGCGGCGGAGGGCTGGAACCCCGGCCTCCATGATGCGCAGACCTTCCATGCCGCCGATCCGGGGGCCTTCGTGGGCTGCTTTGTGGAAGGCGCGCTGGCGGCGGTGATCTCGGTCGCGCGGCACAGCGCGGGGTTTGGCTTTCTGGGCTTCTACATCTGCCGCCCCGATTTGCGCGGGCGGGGGCACGGGCTGGCGCTCTGGCAGGCCGCCCTGCCACGGCTGGACGGGGCGACAGTGGGGCTTGATGGCGTGGTGGCCCAGCAGGAAAACTACCGCGCTTCCGGCTTCGCCTATGCTCATGCCAACACACGTTTCGCGATCGGTCCCACGCAGCTGCCAGAAGCCCCGGCGCTGGACGCCGTGACGGCCCGCGTGGACGCCGTGCACGGGTTGGACACGGAGGTCACGGGCTTTTCCCGCAGCACCTATCTTCAGGCCTGGCTCGCCCAGCCAGAGGCCCGCTCCCTGATGCTGATGAACGGCGCGCGCTGCGCCGGTTGGGGCGTGGCGCGGCCCTGCCGTGAGGGCACCAAGATCGGCCCGTTGATGGCGGACAGCCCCGATCTGGCGGAAACGCTGTTTCTGAGCCTTGCGAGTGGCGCCGCGGGGCCTGTGTTTCTGGATGTGCCGATGCCCAATGCGGCGGCTGCGGCCATGGCGGAACGGCTCGGGATGGAACCGGTGTTTGAAACCGCCCGGATGTATCGCGGGCGGGCCCCGAAAGAGGATCTGGCGCGGCTCTACGGTGTCATGAGTTTCGAATTTGGCTGA
- the xsc gene encoding sulfoacetaldehyde acetyltransferase, which translates to MKMTTEEAFVKTLQMHGIEHAFGIIGSAMMPISDLFPKAGIMFWDCAHEGSAGMMADGFTRASGKMSMMIAQNGPGITNFVTAVKTAYWNHTPLLLVTPQAANKTIGQGGFQEVEQMKLFEDMVAYQEEVRDPTRICEVLNRVIMQAKRASAPAQINVPRDFWTQVVDINLPAVVEFERPAGGEGAVAQAAALLSEARNPVILNGAGVVLSAGGIEASKALAERLDAPVCVGYQHNDAFPGSHPLFAGPLGYNGSKAGMELIKEADVVLCLGTRLNPFSTLPGYGMEYWPADAKIIQVDINPDRIGLTKTVTVGIVGDAAKVAKGILAQLSGTAGDEGRDARKAKIAETKSRWAQQLSGMDHEDDDPGTTWNERARADKPDWMSPRMAWRAIQSALPKEAIISSDIGNNCAIGNAYPSFEVGRKYLAPGLFGPCGYGLPAIVGAKIACPDVPVVGFAGDGAFGIAVNELTAIGRGEWPAITQIVFRNYQWGAEKRNSTLWFDDNFVGTELDEQVSYAGIAKACGLKGVIARTMDELTDALNTAIKDQMDHGKTTLIEAMINQELGEPFRRDAMKKPVAVAGISAADMRPQKGA; encoded by the coding sequence ATGAAAATGACGACCGAAGAAGCTTTCGTCAAAACCCTCCAGATGCATGGCATCGAACACGCCTTCGGGATCATCGGCTCCGCGATGATGCCGATCTCCGATCTGTTCCCGAAGGCCGGGATCATGTTCTGGGATTGCGCCCATGAAGGCAGCGCCGGGATGATGGCCGACGGTTTTACCCGCGCCTCCGGCAAGATGAGCATGATGATCGCCCAGAACGGCCCCGGCATCACCAACTTCGTGACGGCCGTGAAAACCGCCTACTGGAACCACACACCACTGCTGCTCGTCACCCCGCAGGCCGCCAACAAGACGATCGGCCAGGGCGGTTTCCAGGAAGTGGAGCAGATGAAGCTCTTCGAGGATATGGTCGCCTATCAGGAAGAGGTCCGCGATCCGACCCGCATCTGCGAGGTGCTGAACCGTGTGATCATGCAGGCCAAACGCGCCTCGGCCCCGGCGCAGATCAACGTGCCGCGCGATTTCTGGACGCAGGTGGTCGACATCAACCTGCCCGCCGTGGTGGAGTTTGAACGCCCCGCAGGCGGCGAAGGCGCCGTGGCACAGGCCGCCGCGCTGCTCTCTGAGGCCCGCAACCCGGTGATCCTGAACGGCGCGGGCGTGGTGCTTTCTGCCGGTGGTATCGAGGCCTCCAAGGCGCTCGCCGAACGGCTCGATGCGCCCGTCTGCGTCGGCTACCAGCACAACGATGCCTTCCCCGGCTCCCATCCGCTCTTTGCCGGCCCGCTGGGCTACAATGGCTCCAAGGCCGGGATGGAGTTGATCAAGGAGGCCGACGTGGTGCTCTGCCTCGGCACGCGGCTCAACCCTTTCTCCACCCTGCCGGGCTACGGTATGGAATACTGGCCTGCAGATGCCAAGATCATCCAGGTGGACATCAACCCGGACCGTATCGGCCTGACGAAAACCGTTACCGTTGGCATCGTCGGCGATGCGGCGAAAGTAGCGAAAGGCATCCTCGCCCAGCTCTCCGGCACCGCGGGCGATGAGGGCCGCGACGCCCGCAAGGCCAAGATCGCCGAGACGAAATCCCGCTGGGCGCAGCAGCTTTCCGGCATGGACCATGAGGACGATGATCCCGGCACCACCTGGAACGAGCGCGCCCGCGCTGACAAGCCCGACTGGATGAGCCCCCGCATGGCCTGGCGGGCGATCCAGTCCGCGCTGCCCAAGGAGGCGATCATCTCGTCGGACATCGGCAACAACTGCGCCATCGGCAACGCCTACCCCTCCTTCGAGGTGGGCCGCAAATACCTCGCGCCGGGCCTCTTCGGCCCCTGCGGCTATGGCCTGCCCGCCATCGTCGGAGCGAAGATCGCCTGCCCGGACGTGCCGGTTGTCGGCTTCGCCGGGGACGGCGCTTTCGGCATCGCGGTGAACGAGCTCACCGCCATCGGGCGCGGCGAATGGCCCGCCATCACCCAGATCGTCTTCCGCAACTACCAATGGGGCGCGGAGAAGCGCAACTCCACGCTCTGGTTTGACGACAATTTCGTCGGCACCGAACTGGACGAGCAGGTCTCCTACGCCGGGATCGCCAAGGCCTGCGGGCTGAAAGGCGTGATCGCGCGCACGATGGACGAGCTGACGGACGCCCTGAACACCGCGATCAAGGATCAGATGGACCACGGCAAGACGACGCTCATTGAAGCCATGATCAACCAGGAACTGGGCGAGCCCTTCCGCCGCGACGCGATGAAGAAGCCCGTCGCCGTGGCCGGTATCTCCGCCGCCGACATGCGCCCCCAGAAAGGCGCGTAA
- a CDS encoding phosphate acyltransferase, whose product MSVLENVYELARARQARVILPEAEDSRIAQAAERLLAEGLAVPVPLAEPSEAHVAAILKQRPGKEAFARRLLEKPLVRAAAMVACGEAEALVAGAASPTRRVIEAAQFAIGMAEGLSLPSSCFLMRFPDGREAIFADCALNVDPDAAGLADIASASAATATALLGRAELAFLSFSTLASGAGESVERVRAATEAAQARGLMAIGPVQADAALNPAIAARKGIEAGAPNVFIFPSLDAGNIAYKLAQELAGAQALGPLLQGFAKPVCDLSRGASVEDIVAATAVTLALAQ is encoded by the coding sequence ATGTCTGTACTTGAAAACGTTTACGAATTGGCCCGCGCACGGCAGGCCCGGGTGATCTTGCCGGAAGCCGAGGACTCGCGCATCGCGCAGGCGGCGGAGCGGCTTCTGGCCGAAGGGCTGGCGGTGCCGGTGCCGCTGGCTGAGCCCAGCGAGGCCCATGTCGCCGCGATCCTGAAGCAGCGCCCCGGCAAGGAGGCCTTCGCGCGGCGGCTTTTGGAGAAACCGCTGGTGCGGGCGGCTGCGATGGTGGCCTGCGGGGAGGCCGAGGCGCTGGTGGCCGGGGCGGCGAGCCCCACGCGGCGGGTGATCGAGGCGGCGCAGTTCGCCATCGGCATGGCCGAGGGGCTTTCGCTGCCCTCCTCCTGTTTCCTGATGCGCTTTCCCGACGGGCGCGAGGCGATTTTTGCCGATTGCGCCCTGAACGTGGACCCGGATGCGGCAGGCCTTGCCGATATCGCGTCCGCCTCGGCGGCCACCGCCACGGCACTTCTGGGGCGTGCGGAGCTGGCCTTCCTCTCCTTCTCCACGCTGGCGTCGGGCGCCGGAGAAAGCGTGGAACGGGTGCGCGCGGCCACGGAAGCCGCGCAGGCGCGCGGGCTCATGGCGATCGGCCCGGTGCAGGCCGATGCGGCGCTGAACCCGGCGATCGCGGCGCGCAAGGGCATTGAGGCCGGTGCGCCCAATGTCTTCATCTTCCCGTCGCTCGATGCGGGCAACATCGCCTACAAGCTGGCGCAGGAATTGGCCGGCGCGCAGGCGCTGGGGCCGCTGTTGCAGGGCTTTGCCAAACCGGTCTGCGATCTGAGCCGGGGCGCAAGCGTGGAAGATATCGTGGCGGCCACCGCCGTGACGCTGGCGCTCGCCCAATAG
- a CDS encoding fumarylacetoacetate hydrolase family protein gives MADLPENGLWLGRVWRADLGGPGVITLRAGRVLDITSRAAPTVRDICEMEDPAVYLREAEGEDLGAWADIEAAPVGDFTQTHLLAPCDLQAVKACGVTFARSMVERVIEEQAAGDPAKAEAIRARVGAAIGDSLRNIRAGSEEAAKVKAALIREGLWSQYLEVGIGPDAEVFSKAQVLSSMGHGADVGLHPISAWNNPEPEVVLAVSSKGRILGACLGNDVNLRDVEGRSALLLSKAKDNNASCAIGPMIRLFDAGFTLDNVRAAELDMVVTGEDGYVLRGHSSMKEISRDPEDLVAQTIGRHHQYPDGLMLFLGTLFAPTEDRDAPGEGFTHKIGDVVEISAPGLGALRNRVRLSTDCAPWTFGVRSLMGYLAGRGLL, from the coding sequence TTGGCTGATCTTCCCGAAAACGGCCTCTGGCTGGGCCGCGTCTGGCGCGCTGATCTCGGCGGGCCGGGCGTCATCACCCTGCGGGCAGGCCGCGTGCTGGACATCACCAGCCGCGCTGCCCCCACCGTGCGCGACATCTGCGAGATGGAGGATCCCGCCGTCTACCTGCGCGAAGCAGAGGGCGAGGATCTGGGCGCGTGGGCCGACATAGAGGCCGCGCCGGTTGGCGATTTTACCCAAACCCATCTGCTCGCCCCCTGCGATCTGCAGGCGGTGAAGGCCTGCGGCGTGACCTTCGCGCGCTCCATGGTGGAACGGGTGATCGAGGAGCAGGCGGCAGGCGATCCGGCCAAGGCCGAGGCGATCCGCGCCCGCGTCGGGGCGGCTATTGGCGATTCCCTGCGCAACATCCGGGCGGGCTCGGAAGAGGCCGCGAAGGTGAAAGCCGCGCTGATCCGGGAGGGGCTGTGGTCCCAATATTTGGAGGTCGGCATCGGCCCGGATGCAGAGGTTTTCTCCAAGGCGCAGGTGCTGTCTTCGATGGGTCATGGGGCCGATGTAGGGCTGCACCCGATCTCGGCCTGGAACAACCCGGAGCCGGAGGTGGTGCTGGCTGTCTCCTCCAAGGGGCGCATTTTGGGGGCCTGCCTTGGCAACGACGTGAACCTGCGGGACGTCGAAGGGCGCTCGGCGCTGCTGCTGTCGAAGGCGAAGGACAACAACGCCTCCTGCGCCATCGGGCCGATGATCCGCCTGTTTGATGCGGGCTTCACGCTTGATAACGTGCGCGCGGCGGAGCTGGACATGGTGGTGACGGGTGAGGACGGTTACGTGCTGCGCGGCCATTCCTCGATGAAGGAGATCAGCCGTGATCCGGAAGATCTGGTGGCCCAGACGATCGGGCGGCATCACCAGTATCCGGACGGTCTGATGCTGTTCCTCGGCACGCTCTTTGCGCCGACCGAGGATCGCGACGCGCCGGGCGAAGGCTTTACCCACAAGATCGGCGATGTTGTTGAGATTTCCGCGCCGGGGCTGGGCGCCCTGCGCAACCGGGTGCGGCTCTCCACCGATTGCGCGCCCTGGACCTTTGGTGTCCGCAGCCTGATGGGGTATCTTGCGGGCCGGGGGCTGCTTTAG
- a CDS encoding citrate/2-methylcitrate synthase yields MSDTVKINRGLKGIYFERSGVSHIDGAAGSLTYRGYSIHDLATHSTFEEVAYLLIYGELPTAAELAAFSTRLIAARTLPEEIHTIIAATKHGHPMDVLRTAVSALAALEPASQQVGEEAFIENGIRLTAQVPMIVAAHEAIRNGRTPVAPDPTLSHAANWLWMLKGEKPSAEAARLADVDFILHAEHGSNASSFAARVTVGTEANLHGAITTALATLAGPAHGGAAEDVMKMVAEIGTPENAAAYVKAKRANREAVTGFGHRVYRAEDPRARHMRAGVKALSEEMGQPEWYEILQAVVEAMQPYARHGLNVNVDFYSGVIYQLHGIPMDLYVPIFAIGRVPGWVIQCIEQQRQNILLRPLTLYNGPEERPYIPMENR; encoded by the coding sequence ATGAGCGACACCGTCAAGATCAATCGCGGCCTGAAAGGCATCTATTTCGAACGCTCCGGCGTGAGCCATATCGACGGCGCGGCGGGCTCGCTCACCTATCGCGGCTACTCGATTCACGATCTCGCCACCCATTCCACCTTCGAGGAAGTCGCCTACCTGCTGATCTACGGCGAGCTGCCCACCGCAGCAGAGCTCGCCGCCTTCAGCACGCGCCTCATCGCCGCCCGCACCCTGCCGGAAGAGATCCACACCATCATCGCCGCCACGAAACACGGTCACCCGATGGACGTGCTGCGCACCGCGGTCTCCGCCCTTGCAGCGCTTGAGCCTGCAAGCCAGCAGGTGGGCGAAGAGGCCTTCATCGAGAACGGCATCCGCCTCACCGCGCAGGTGCCGATGATCGTCGCCGCCCATGAGGCGATCCGCAATGGCCGCACCCCTGTCGCGCCGGATCCAACCCTCAGCCATGCCGCCAACTGGCTTTGGATGCTGAAAGGCGAAAAGCCCAGCGCCGAGGCCGCTCGGCTTGCCGATGTGGATTTCATCCTCCACGCCGAACATGGCTCCAACGCCTCCTCCTTCGCCGCCCGTGTTACCGTCGGGACAGAAGCCAACCTGCACGGTGCCATCACCACCGCGCTGGCCACCCTCGCCGGCCCCGCCCATGGTGGCGCGGCGGAAGACGTGATGAAGATGGTCGCCGAGATCGGCACACCGGAAAACGCCGCCGCCTATGTGAAAGCCAAACGCGCCAACCGCGAGGCCGTCACCGGCTTCGGCCACCGCGTCTACCGCGCCGAAGATCCCCGCGCCCGCCACATGCGCGCAGGCGTCAAGGCACTGTCTGAGGAGATGGGCCAGCCCGAATGGTACGAGATCCTGCAAGCCGTGGTCGAGGCGATGCAGCCCTACGCCCGCCACGGGCTCAATGTGAACGTCGATTTCTACTCCGGCGTCATCTACCAACTGCACGGCATCCCGATGGATCTCTACGTGCCGATCTTCGCCATCGGCCGCGTGCCCGGTTGGGTGATCCAATGCATCGAGCAACAGCGCCAGAACATCCTGCTGCGCCCGCTCACGCTCTACAACGGCCCCGAGGAACGCCCTTACATCCCCATGGAAAACCGCTGA
- a CDS encoding PLP-dependent aminotransferase family protein — protein sequence MEGTLQQQIQQMVAQGILSGRFQPGEKMPSSRKLAQQLGVSRITVTLAYTELMADDYLTSRGRSGYFVSDNAPTTPQFEPPRQAPARAVDWTRALGQRFAGAPSLRRPENWRQFRFPFIYGQTDPTLFDHQNWRLCAVKALGQRDFEALTADYYERDDPQLIEFIARHTLPRRGIVARPEEILVTMGAQNALWLAAQVLLNQRRTVAMENPCYPGLRNALAQTRCITHPVDIDADGLPPEALPDELDVVFTTPSHHCPTAVTMPLERRQRLIDMASERDFMIVEDDYEFEMSFLKAPSPALKSMDRDGRVIYVGSFSKSLFPGLRLGYLVGAEPFIREARALRAAILRHPPGHIQRTAAYFLSLGHYDSLIRRMGRAYHERRTVMEEAIHAHGLRIAGANAFGGSSFWMEAPEGVDTGVLAQELRAESVLIEPGSSMFLQENPPTRFYRLGYSSIAASRIPEGIARIAAAIDRATG from the coding sequence ATGGAAGGCACGCTCCAGCAGCAGATCCAGCAAATGGTGGCGCAGGGCATCCTGTCGGGCCGCTTCCAGCCCGGCGAGAAGATGCCCTCCTCCCGCAAACTGGCCCAGCAGCTCGGCGTGAGCCGGATCACGGTGACGCTCGCCTATACCGAGCTGATGGCGGATGATTACCTCACCTCGCGCGGGCGCTCCGGCTATTTCGTGTCTGATAACGCCCCCACGACGCCGCAGTTCGAGCCGCCCCGGCAGGCCCCGGCCCGCGCCGTGGACTGGACCCGCGCGCTGGGGCAGCGCTTCGCCGGCGCGCCCAGCCTGCGGCGGCCCGAGAACTGGCGGCAGTTCCGATTTCCCTTCATCTACGGCCAGACGGACCCGACGCTGTTTGACCACCAGAACTGGCGGCTCTGCGCGGTAAAAGCCCTTGGCCAGCGCGATTTCGAGGCGCTGACGGCGGATTACTACGAGCGCGACGATCCCCAGCTGATCGAATTCATCGCCCGCCACACGCTTCCCCGCCGGGGCATCGTGGCCCGCCCCGAAGAGATCCTCGTGACGATGGGCGCGCAGAACGCGCTCTGGCTCGCCGCGCAGGTGCTGCTGAATCAGCGCCGCACCGTGGCGATGGAAAACCCCTGCTACCCCGGCCTGCGCAACGCGCTCGCGCAGACCCGCTGCATCACCCACCCCGTGGACATCGACGCCGACGGCCTGCCGCCCGAGGCCCTGCCCGATGAGCTGGACGTCGTGTTCACCACCCCGAGCCACCATTGCCCCACGGCGGTGACGATGCCGCTGGAGCGCCGCCAGCGGCTGATCGACATGGCCTCGGAACGTGATTTCATGATCGTGGAGGATGATTATGAATTCGAAATGTCCTTCCTCAAAGCCCCCTCGCCCGCGCTGAAGAGCATGGATCGCGATGGTCGCGTGATCTACGTCGGCTCCTTCTCCAAATCGCTGTTTCCGGGCCTCCGGCTGGGCTATCTGGTGGGGGCAGAACCTTTCATCCGTGAGGCGCGCGCCTTGCGCGCCGCCATCCTGCGCCACCCGCCGGGCCACATCCAGCGCACCGCCGCCTATTTCCTCTCGCTCGGCCATTACGACAGCCTGATCCGCCGCATGGGCCGCGCCTACCACGAACGCCGCACCGTGATGGAGGAAGCCATCCATGCCCACGGGTTGAGAATCGCCGGGGCCAATGCCTTTGGCGGCTCCTCTTTCTGGATGGAAGCGCCAGAAGGCGTAGACACCGGCGTGCTGGCACAGGAATTGCGGGCCGAAAGCGTGCTGATCGAGCCGGGCTCCTCGATGTTCCTGCAGGAGAACCCGCCAACGCGGTTCTACAGGCTCGGCTATTCCTCCATTGCCGCCAGCCGTATCCCCGAAGGAATCGCCCGCATCGCCGCCGCGATAGACCGTGCCACCGGCTGA